GAACGCTTGCCCTTCACCGGCTATCAGAAGAAGCTCGGCGGGATTCTGGCCACCTGCTTCATGCTCGACGGCATCGACTTGAACATGGTCTCGTTCCTGCTCGCGCCCATCAGCCACGACCTGCGCCTCAAATCGGGTGCGGCCGCGCTGGTCGCCAGCGCCGGGTTCGTCGGCATGGGCTTGGGAGCCACCGTCGCCGGCATGCTGGCCGACCGGTGGGGGCGCCGCCTGGTGTTGATCAATTCAATGCTGGTGTGGGGAATCGCCAGCCTGCTCACAGCCTTCGCCTGGAACCTGCAGTCGTTCATCGCATTCCGTGTCCTCACCGGAATTGGGATCGGCGCCGAGCTCCCGGTCGCTTTCGCGCTCGTGGCCGAGTTCATGCCGGCCGATCGTCGCGCGCGCCTGACCGGATGGATGCAGGTGGCCGGGAACGCCGGAAACGCCGCGTTCAACGGACTGGCGTTGGCGGCTGTCGCCATCGCGGGGATCTCGCTCGGCTGGCGAGCGATGTTCGCGGTGATGTTCGTCGCGTCCGCGTTCGCTCTTTATGTGCGGCGCAGTTTCCCGGAATCGCCGCGGTGGTGCGAATCCCGCGGTCTGCACGACCGTGCCGACAACGGCATGCGCGCTATCGAAGAGGCAGTCCAGCGCTATACCGGGGCGCCGTTGCCGGCGCCGGTCGCGATCGACACAGCCCGCACGGAAGACAAAGAACGCGCGGGGTTCCGCGAACTCCTGTCGCGCGCCTATCGCAGCCGGACGCTCCTCTGCTGGGCGTTGTGGCTGGTCGTGTTGTTCGCCTTCTACGGCATCAGCACTTGGGTCGGCAAGCTTCTGGTCGACCGCGGCATGAGCATCTCGAAGTCCATCCTGGTCGGATTGCTGATCTCGCTGGCCGGCATTCCCGCCGCCTGGGCGGTCGGGCACGCGATGGACCGCATCGGCCGCAAAGTGGTGCTCGTCTGCGCGCTTGCGCTTGTCGCGGCGGCCGCCTTCGCGTACGGACACGCGGCATCTTTCGGCCTCGTGGTGGCCACCGGCGCGGTCATGCAGTTCGCGCTGACCGCGGTGGCCACGTCGTTGTACGTCTACAGCCCGGAGCTGTTCCCGACGCGCGCTCGCGGCACCGGCATGGGAACGGCGTCCACGGCCGGGCGAGTCTCCGCGATCGCCGGCCCTTTGGCTGTTCCTCCGATCATTCTCGCGTTCGGCTACACGGGAACCTTCGTCGCCTTCGCGCTGTGTTTCCTCGTCGGGGCGATATTGGTGGTCTTGTTCGGCCCGGAGAGCAAAGGGCGCGTCCTGGAAGACGTCTCCGCCTGAGCGAGGCGCGGCACTGTCGACGAGTCCTCGCGCGGGCCGCGAGGTTCGCCGGAACCGCAGCCGCGGTCACTCGGACCGGCAGGTGCCCGAGGGTTGCGTGGGCCGGGTGATTCTGGAGCGATCCCGCGCGGCGTGCGCATCCGGGCAGGGCCGCTCTCGGCCCTGCCCGATCGCGAGACCGTGCGAGTGCCTTGTGGCATTGACGGGCCCCGGACGCGGCCCGGGCAGCCGGCCCTCGCGTGCGTCTGCTGAATCAGCCGCGCAGGGTTTCCTTGGGGCTTTCCCCGAAGAGCTGCCGGTATTGCCCGGATGCGCGGCCGTGGTGGTGCAGCCCGCAGCGGGC
Above is a window of Amycolatopsis sp. AA4 DNA encoding:
- a CDS encoding MFS transporter; translated protein: MDPQAHAATSGHGRTSIAARLERLPFTGYQKKLGGILATCFMLDGIDLNMVSFLLAPISHDLRLKSGAAALVASAGFVGMGLGATVAGMLADRWGRRLVLINSMLVWGIASLLTAFAWNLQSFIAFRVLTGIGIGAELPVAFALVAEFMPADRRARLTGWMQVAGNAGNAAFNGLALAAVAIAGISLGWRAMFAVMFVASAFALYVRRSFPESPRWCESRGLHDRADNGMRAIEEAVQRYTGAPLPAPVAIDTARTEDKERAGFRELLSRAYRSRTLLCWALWLVVLFAFYGISTWVGKLLVDRGMSISKSILVGLLISLAGIPAAWAVGHAMDRIGRKVVLVCALALVAAAAFAYGHAASFGLVVATGAVMQFALTAVATSLYVYSPELFPTRARGTGMGTASTAGRVSAIAGPLAVPPIILAFGYTGTFVAFALCFLVGAILVVLFGPESKGRVLEDVSA